The following proteins come from a genomic window of Deinococcus sp. YIM 134068:
- the mglB gene encoding GTPase-activating protein MglB, which produces MIEPTLALYGDAFERVDQHLEELLTATGVRYCLLVDRKGFVLSHKEALWAPRPPALDSVATLVASNAAATAALANMLGERTFSEQTHQGENGTLYVESVGTEALLTLIFDGSVPLGRVKVHTKKVIARLADILQELQDAPPVQLGDDFSTGATALLDDLFG; this is translated from the coding sequence ATGATTGAACCTACCCTTGCTCTCTACGGCGACGCGTTCGAGCGCGTGGATCAGCACCTGGAGGAGCTGCTCACTGCAACGGGCGTGCGTTACTGCCTGCTGGTGGACCGCAAGGGCTTCGTGCTCTCGCACAAGGAAGCCCTCTGGGCACCCCGGCCCCCGGCGCTCGACAGCGTGGCGACCCTGGTGGCCTCCAACGCCGCCGCCACCGCCGCGCTGGCGAACATGCTCGGCGAGCGCACCTTCAGCGAGCAGACCCACCAGGGCGAGAACGGCACCCTCTACGTCGAGTCGGTCGGCACCGAGGCCCTGCTCACCCTGATCTTCGACGGCAGCGTGCCGCTCGGGCGCGTGAAGGTCCACACCAAAAAGGTCATCGCGCGGCTCGCCGACATCCTTCAGGAGTTGCAGGACGCCCCGCCCGTCCAGCTCGGCGACGACTTTTCCACCGGGGCCACGGCCCTGCTCGACGACCTGTTCGGCTGA
- a CDS encoding polyprenyl synthetase family protein, translating into MRPDLLARVLSLLPARRERPELRQLDDMLRDYPARGGKGIRSELLLASARAHGLTPDGEGWEGALWLAAALELFQNWVLIHDDIEDDSEERRGRPALHRLHGVPLAINAGDALHVYMWEAVWRSGVPGALEEFLATIHRTAEGQHLDLSWVEHREWNLGEADYLEMVRLKTAHYTVVAPLRLGALAAGVPPQAAFTPAGLALGAAFQIRDDVLNLAGDPLKYGKEIGGDLLEGKRTLIVLHWLAGAPEEQRAAFLGQMRRARPDKAPAAIADIHRWLLESGSVEYAQHYADAQAREGLGLLEEALTNAPNPQAARELLDGVRELATREA; encoded by the coding sequence ATGCGTCCCGACCTGCTCGCCCGCGTGCTGTCGCTGCTTCCCGCCCGGCGTGAGCGCCCCGAACTGCGGCAGTTGGACGACATGCTGCGCGACTACCCGGCGCGCGGCGGCAAGGGCATCCGCTCCGAACTGCTCCTCGCCTCCGCGCGAGCGCACGGCCTCACGCCGGACGGGGAGGGCTGGGAGGGGGCGCTGTGGCTCGCGGCGGCCCTCGAACTGTTCCAGAACTGGGTCCTGATCCACGACGACATCGAGGACGACTCGGAGGAACGGCGGGGGCGGCCCGCGCTCCACCGCCTGCACGGCGTCCCGCTGGCGATCAACGCGGGCGACGCGCTCCACGTCTACATGTGGGAGGCCGTGTGGCGCTCGGGCGTGCCGGGTGCGCTGGAGGAGTTCCTGGCGACCATCCACCGCACCGCCGAGGGGCAGCACCTCGACCTCTCCTGGGTGGAACACCGCGAGTGGAACCTGGGTGAGGCCGACTACCTGGAGATGGTGCGCCTCAAGACCGCCCACTATACGGTCGTCGCGCCGCTGCGGCTGGGGGCGCTTGCGGCGGGCGTTCCCCCGCAGGCCGCGTTCACCCCGGCTGGCCTCGCGCTGGGGGCCGCCTTCCAGATTCGGGACGACGTGCTCAACCTCGCGGGCGACCCCCTCAAGTACGGCAAGGAGATCGGCGGCGACCTGCTGGAGGGCAAGCGGACGCTGATCGTGCTCCACTGGCTCGCCGGGGCACCGGAGGAGCAGCGGGCCGCCTTCCTGGGGCAGATGCGCCGCGCCCGCCCAGACAAGGCCCCCGCCGCCATCGCCGACATTCACCGCTGGCTACTGGAGAGCGGGAGCGTGGAGTACGCCCAGCACTACGCCGACGCTCAGGCGCGCGAGGGGCTGGGGCTGCTGGAGGAGGCATTGACGAACGCCCCGAATCCGCAGGCCGCGCGGGAGCTGCTGGACGGGGTGCGGGAGCTGGCGACGCGGGAGGCGTGA
- a CDS encoding superoxide dismutase family protein: MMSMAPASAPLTATATLRDPAGQALGTATFRQSGMNVQVSVEARGLTPGRHGMHVHEYGRCTPGVDPATNTVVPFGGAGGHFDPGMSRNHDDPQAANKYGHGGDLPMLDVGADGTGRASFTSDKISLTGMEGILNRTLIIHAQPDDYKTDPAGLTGGRQRCGPITRGNVTTRDYTMPGAQDFPEGVAYDANKGVLYTGSAVNGTIYAINAASGAVSKFSEGGALGRQSALGLKVDPQGRVWIAGGAQGTVSILTPDGVTLEVLETPESPNPYINDLAPAPDGNVYVTDSTRPVIFRVDRNLNLTRWLDLNDTPIKYGPGINLNGIVATPDGRYLLTVQLNTGDLWRIDLRTKAVRKVMGGLMDGDGLVLDGRTLYVARNAMQAVSKVTLSADYGSGQLVAEEPLRGLRFPATLVAVGGDLVVTQSQLDKLQGGTPETPFRLTRFRKF; this comes from the coding sequence ATGATGAGCATGGCCCCGGCGAGCGCCCCCCTGACCGCCACGGCGACCCTGCGTGACCCGGCGGGGCAGGCGCTCGGCACGGCGACCTTCCGGCAGAGCGGGATGAACGTGCAGGTCAGCGTGGAGGCGCGCGGACTGACGCCCGGCAGACACGGGATGCACGTCCACGAGTACGGGCGCTGCACCCCCGGTGTGGACCCCGCGACGAACACGGTCGTGCCCTTCGGCGGGGCGGGCGGGCACTTCGACCCCGGCATGAGCCGCAACCACGACGATCCGCAGGCCGCCAACAAGTACGGCCACGGCGGCGACCTGCCCATGCTGGACGTGGGGGCCGACGGCACGGGCCGCGCGAGCTTCACCTCCGACAAGATCAGCCTGACGGGGATGGAGGGCATCCTGAACCGCACGCTGATCATCCACGCCCAGCCCGACGACTACAAGACCGACCCGGCGGGCCTGACGGGCGGACGCCAGCGGTGCGGCCCCATCACGCGCGGCAACGTGACCACCCGCGACTACACGATGCCCGGCGCGCAGGACTTCCCCGAGGGCGTCGCCTATGACGCGAACAAGGGCGTGCTCTACACCGGCAGCGCCGTGAACGGCACGATCTACGCCATCAACGCGGCGAGCGGAGCCGTGAGCAAGTTCAGCGAGGGTGGGGCGCTGGGTCGTCAGTCCGCGCTGGGGCTGAAGGTGGACCCCCAGGGCCGGGTGTGGATCGCGGGCGGCGCGCAGGGCACCGTCAGCATCCTCACGCCCGACGGCGTGACCCTGGAGGTGCTGGAGACGCCCGAGAGTCCCAACCCCTACATCAACGACCTCGCGCCCGCCCCCGACGGCAACGTGTACGTCACCGACTCCACGCGGCCCGTGATCTTCCGGGTGGACCGCAACCTGAACCTCACCCGCTGGCTGGACCTGAACGACACGCCCATCAAGTACGGCCCCGGCATCAACCTCAACGGCATCGTCGCCACGCCGGACGGGCGCTATCTGCTCACCGTCCAGCTCAACACGGGCGACCTGTGGCGCATCGACCTGCGGACGAAGGCTGTCAGGAAGGTCATGGGCGGCCTGATGGACGGGGACGGCCTCGTTCTCGACGGGCGCACCCTGTACGTGGCGCGCAACGCCATGCAGGCGGTGAGCAAGGTGACGCTGAGCGCCGACTACGGCAGCGGCCAGCTCGTCGCGGAGGAACCCCTGCGCGGCCTGCGCTTCCCCGCCACCCTCGTGGCCGTCGGCGGCGATCTCGTGGTGACGCAGAGCCAGCTCGACAAGTTGCAGGGCGGCACGCCGGAGACACCCTTCCGGCTGACGCGGTTCAGGAAGTTCTAG
- a CDS encoding DUF1963 domain-containing protein, giving the protein MTSLQTLIRHHGLTEQEDAILGAVRSAVLLCLGEPDPTPTPGTSRIGGLPDLPPSLEWPLSAGGEALVFLLQLDLRDVPHFAGNPLPQRGMLFLFLGLDEPASDVEHRLLLYTGAETVAPRPRPDALTINENYDGLPSHRIEMLLVPDLPRWYSTTYEALTGELSQEGQDRYEDLTRALHAGHGQGRTVVGQLFGHVTGIGHDAAEDAHIVRDVNPAWLYDSTKRATVDMTRAKTWRNLLRVNSVDELDLLFWDAGYLNVLIREADLEALNLTETYAAVETS; this is encoded by the coding sequence ATGACCTCGCTGCAAACCCTGATTCGGCATCACGGCCTCACCGAGCAGGAGGACGCCATCCTGGGGGCCGTGCGCTCGGCGGTGCTGCTGTGCCTCGGCGAGCCGGACCCCACGCCCACGCCGGGCACGAGCCGCATCGGTGGCCTGCCCGACCTGCCGCCGTCGCTGGAGTGGCCGCTGAGCGCAGGGGGCGAGGCGCTGGTCTTCCTGCTGCAACTCGACCTGCGGGACGTGCCGCACTTTGCGGGGAATCCGCTGCCGCAGCGAGGAATGCTCTTCCTCTTCCTGGGCCTGGACGAACCCGCCTCGGACGTGGAACACCGCCTCCTGCTCTATACGGGCGCGGAGACGGTGGCCCCGCGCCCCAGGCCCGACGCCCTCACCATCAACGAGAACTACGACGGGTTGCCGTCACACCGCATCGAAATGCTCCTCGTGCCCGACCTCCCGCGCTGGTACTCGACCACGTACGAGGCGTTGACCGGGGAGCTGTCGCAGGAGGGGCAGGACCGCTACGAGGACCTGACGCGGGCGCTCCACGCGGGGCACGGGCAGGGGCGCACGGTCGTCGGCCAACTGTTCGGCCACGTCACGGGCATCGGGCACGACGCGGCGGAGGACGCCCACATCGTCCGGGACGTGAACCCGGCGTGGCTGTACGACTCCACCAAACGGGCCACAGTAGACATGACGCGGGCGAAGACGTGGCGCAATCTGCTCCGGGTCAACTCCGTGGACGAACTCGACCTGCTGTTCTGGGACGCGGGCTACCTCAACGTCCTGATCCGTGAGGCCGACCTGGAGGCGTTGAACCTCACGGAGACCTACGCGGCGGTGGAGACGAGCTGA
- the mglA gene encoding GTPase MglA yields the protein MSTINFAAREINCKIVYYGPGMSGKTTNLKHVFSKVPAGLRGEMVSLATEDERTLFFDFLPLDLGSVQGFKTRFHLYTVPGQVFYNASRKLILRGVDGIVFVADSAPNRLRANAESMRNLRENLAEYGIDVRDVPIVLQVNKRDIEGALPTEMIRAVIDPKKELTFFEATAHNGGGVFETLKTVSRLVLDRLSKNK from the coding sequence ATGAGCACCATCAACTTTGCGGCGCGTGAGATCAACTGCAAGATCGTCTACTACGGCCCCGGCATGTCCGGCAAGACCACCAATCTCAAGCACGTCTTCTCGAAGGTGCCTGCCGGGTTGCGCGGCGAGATGGTCTCCCTCGCCACCGAGGACGAGCGCACCCTCTTCTTCGACTTCCTGCCGCTCGACCTCGGCTCCGTGCAGGGCTTCAAGACCCGCTTCCACCTGTACACGGTGCCCGGTCAGGTCTTCTACAACGCCAGCCGCAAGCTGATCCTGCGCGGCGTGGACGGCATCGTTTTCGTCGCCGACTCTGCGCCCAACCGCCTGCGCGCCAACGCCGAGAGCATGCGGAACCTGCGCGAGAACCTCGCCGAATACGGCATCGACGTGCGCGACGTGCCCATCGTCTTGCAGGTCAACAAGCGCGACATCGAGGGCGCACTCCCCACCGAGATGATTCGCGCCGTCATCGACCCCAAGAAAGAACTGACCTTCTTCGAGGCGACCGCCCACAACGGCGGCGGCGTGTTCGAGACGCTGAAGACGGTGAGCCGTCTGGTGCTGGACCGGCTGTCGAAGAACAAGTAG
- a CDS encoding TVP38/TMEM64 family protein, which produces MTPTPRPPSRLVRWLVPGMVLVLLVALALTPNARAFLGRGYAALTSSDPAVTQAFVDGLGWAGPLALIGGFVLQAVVPVLPALVMTAVTARAYGPVEGFFIVYAGTLLGAAAGYGLGRAVGDTLVRTLAGERARNIAHAFAERNGVQGVVLVRLMPILSADVMNLVAGAARMGFRPFMLATAAGALPVTVLVVWLSGSARRMAWGLGLLSAAVALAAALRWWLGRRAGRGEPPQPDSTPSPQDA; this is translated from the coding sequence GTGACCCCCACCCCGCGCCCTCCATCCCGCCTCGTGCGCTGGCTGGTGCCGGGGATGGTCCTCGTGCTGCTCGTCGCCCTGGCGCTGACGCCGAACGCGCGGGCCTTCCTGGGGCGGGGGTACGCGGCCCTTACGTCGAGCGACCCCGCCGTGACCCAGGCTTTCGTGGACGGGCTGGGGTGGGCGGGGCCGCTGGCGCTGATTGGCGGCTTCGTGCTTCAGGCGGTGGTGCCCGTGCTGCCCGCGCTCGTGATGACCGCCGTGACCGCCCGCGCCTACGGCCCCGTAGAGGGCTTTTTCATCGTGTACGCGGGCACGCTGCTGGGGGCCGCCGCCGGGTATGGGCTGGGGCGCGCGGTGGGCGACACCCTCGTGCGGACGCTGGCGGGCGAGCGGGCGAGAAATATCGCCCACGCCTTCGCCGAGCGCAACGGGGTGCAGGGCGTCGTGCTCGTGCGGCTGATGCCGATCCTGTCCGCCGACGTGATGAACCTCGTGGCGGGGGCGGCGCGGATGGGCTTCCGGCCCTTCATGCTCGCCACCGCCGCCGGGGCGCTGCCCGTCACGGTCCTCGTCGTGTGGCTCAGCGGCTCGGCCCGGCGCATGGCGTGGGGGCTGGGGCTGCTCTCCGCCGCCGTCGCTCTCGCGGCGGCCCTCCGCTGGTGGCTGGGTCGGAGGGCCGGGAGGGGTGAACCTCCGCAACCGGACAGCACCCCGTCCCCACAGGACGCATGA
- a CDS encoding PQQ-dependent sugar dehydrogenase: MRKTMLAALTAALAVTSPALAQGSASPTGPGPRQTTVPTPRPVPAPEPAATATVTRLEPIALEFTPDKLKRLRVPAGFEIKVMASGLGNARMLHVMPDGGMYLSRRQQNDIYYMKDVNRDGFFDAGERRQVAQNLKLVHGMDVKDGKLYAVGEKTIWVMDMARDGTLSVPRVFADGFPDAGQHPARSLKWGPDGYLYATFGSTNNDSPTQNPEEATMLRIRPDGQWREVYARGLRHTIGFGWHPVTGVLYGMDMSMDWHGDDQPPEEMNVIERGQNYGWPFCYADRRPDPYTNSSQIPGRITKTDYCNLTQGSLLTYTAHASPIALNYYTAGQFPAEYRNDAFVAYRGSWNRSVPSGYEIARVNFDANNRPTAITPFVTGFVFQENGQWKQFGRVAGVATYTDGSLLFTDDQSGVIYRVRYVGGNQ; encoded by the coding sequence ATGAGAAAGACTATGCTCGCCGCCCTGACGGCGGCCCTCGCCGTGACGTCCCCGGCCCTCGCGCAGGGGTCGGCGTCCCCGACCGGCCCCGGTCCCCGGCAGACGACCGTGCCCACCCCACGCCCGGTGCCCGCCCCCGAGCCAGCCGCCACGGCGACCGTGACCCGACTCGAACCCATCGCGCTGGAGTTCACGCCCGACAAGCTCAAGCGGCTGAGGGTCCCGGCGGGCTTCGAGATCAAGGTGATGGCGAGCGGCCTCGGCAACGCGCGGATGCTCCACGTCATGCCCGACGGCGGGATGTACCTCTCCCGCCGCCAGCAGAACGACATCTACTACATGAAGGATGTCAACCGCGACGGCTTCTTCGACGCGGGCGAGCGCCGTCAAGTCGCGCAGAACCTCAAGCTCGTTCACGGCATGGACGTGAAGGACGGCAAGCTGTATGCCGTCGGCGAGAAGACGATCTGGGTGATGGACATGGCGCGCGATGGCACTCTGAGCGTGCCCCGCGTCTTCGCGGACGGCTTCCCCGACGCCGGGCAGCACCCCGCGCGCTCCCTGAAGTGGGGACCCGACGGCTACCTCTACGCCACTTTCGGCTCCACCAACAACGACTCCCCCACCCAGAACCCCGAGGAGGCGACCATGCTCCGCATCCGCCCCGACGGGCAGTGGCGCGAGGTCTACGCCCGTGGCCTGCGCCATACCATCGGCTTCGGGTGGCATCCCGTTACGGGGGTGCTGTACGGCATGGACATGAGTATGGACTGGCACGGCGACGACCAACCGCCCGAGGAGATGAACGTCATCGAGCGCGGCCAGAACTACGGCTGGCCCTTCTGCTACGCGGACCGTCGGCCCGACCCCTATACCAACTCCTCGCAGATTCCGGGCCGCATTACCAAGACCGACTACTGCAACCTGACCCAGGGCAGCCTGCTCACCTACACGGCGCACGCCTCGCCCATCGCCCTGAACTACTACACCGCCGGGCAATTTCCCGCCGAGTACCGCAATGACGCCTTCGTCGCGTACCGGGGGTCGTGGAACCGCTCGGTCCCGAGCGGCTACGAGATCGCCCGCGTAAACTTCGACGCGAACAACCGCCCCACCGCCATCACCCCCTTCGTGACGGGCTTCGTGTTCCAGGAGAACGGGCAGTGGAAGCAGTTCGGGCGCGTGGCGGGCGTCGCCACCTACACCGACGGCTCTCTGCTGTTCACCGACGACCAGAGCGGTGTGATCTACCGCGTGCGCTACGTGGGAGGCAACCAGTGA